ACAACCGAACACCAGATAACTTTCGGGAAGAAAATCGGCCGACCAGTACGAGCGACTGGCCCGTTTGGAAAAGAAATACAACGCGGCATGAGGCGGGATCGACCGCTCAAAAACGGCCCAATCCGCGTGTTGGACCAGCTTCAGCTTGGACCAATAATCCAGACCGGCGCGTTTGAGATGCGCATCATCGATGGAAAAACCCAGACGTCCGACGAAATGAAGCGTACTGCCGGTAGCGACGCACGTGCGGGCCACGTTCCCGGCATTGCCGGGGATGTCCGGCTCATAGAGAACAATGTGCATAGGGTCTATTATACAGTTAGGCTTCTTGAAGGAGTTTCGCCAATCGAGCCGCTGTGTCCGAGAATTTTTGGGCAGAGGCGTACCGCCTGGCGGCTTCCCCCATGGACGTCAACCGGTTCCGATCGGACAACAGACGACGCAAACCATCGCGTAACAATCCGGGAATGTCTTCTTCAGGAGCCGGCGGAAGCATTTCACCCACACCCGGTTGGAAGACGTCTCTGGCCCCATGACTGCTCGTGGCCAGAACCGGGCATCCCGCGCGCATCGCTTCCATCAGGGTCAGGC
This genomic stretch from Elusimicrobiota bacterium harbors:
- a CDS encoding tRNA (cytidine(34)-2'-O)-methyltransferase, giving the protein MHIVLYEPDIPGNAGNVARTCVATGSTLHFVGRLGFSIDDAHLKRAGLDYWSKLKLVQHADWAVFERSIPPHAALYFFSKRASRSYWSADFLPESYLVFGCETNGLPEALHKRFADSLYAIPIEPDSVRSLNLSTSVGIVLYEALRQNA